In Microplitis mediator isolate UGA2020A chromosome 2, iyMicMedi2.1, whole genome shotgun sequence, a single window of DNA contains:
- the LOC130663566 gene encoding filamin-A isoform X5 has product MPSGNVDKPVIEDNHDGTVSIKYDPREEGLHELYVKFNGEHVQGSPFKFHVDSLSSGYVTAYGPGLIYGVCGEPANFTISTKGAGDGGLSLAVEGPSKAEISCHDNKDGTVSVSYLPTAPGEYKISVKFGDKPIKGSPYVAKITGEGRKRNQISVGSSSEVQLPGKVSEADIRSLNGSITAPSGLEEPCFLKKMPSGNICVSFTPREAGEHVVAVKRMGKHIQNSPFKIDVKDREVGDAKKVKVSGSALKEGKTHVENIFSIDTRNAGFGGLSLSMEGPSKAEIQCKDNADGTLNVSYKPTEPGYYIMNLKFADHHVEGSPFTVKVSGEGSNRQREKIQRRREAVPITEVGSQCKLTFKMPGITSFDLSATVTSPGGVTEDAEIKEVEDGLYAVAFVPKELGVHTVSVRYKEMHIPGSPFQFTVGPLKDGGAHRVHAGGPGLERGEQGEPCEFNIWTREAGAGTLAISVEGPSKALIDFKDRKDGSCYVSYCVSEPGDYRVGIKFNDQHIPDSPHKVYISPAVGDAHKLEVAQFPENGVQPDNPATFLVRNNGARGQLDGKIVSPSGVEDDCFIQAIDSEEYSVRFMPRENGIHNIHLKFNGVHINGSPFRVKVGKVDADPAAIQAYGNGLKEIKTGQKTDFIVDTCNAGHGALAVTVDGPSKVAMDCTEVEEGYKVRYTPLVPGDYYISIKYNGYHIAGSPFKVTATGQDLAEKGAQETSSIVVETVQKFSKSKQTGPVLPRFKSDASKVTSKGMGLKKAYLGKQNQFSVSAGEAGSNILYVGVYGPKGPCEEVYVKHVGRNNYNVSYLVRERGEYIVIVKWGDDHIPGSPFKVDV; this is encoded by the exons gtTCACCATTTAAATTTCACGTCGACTCTTTATCGAGTGGTTACGTGACAGCTTACGGCCCAGGTTTAATTTACGGAGTCTGCGGTGAGCCCGCGAATTTCACTATTTCTACAAAGGGCGCCGGCGATGGCGGACTATCCCTCGCTGTCGAAGGACCCAGCAAAGCCGAAATTTCTTGCCACGACAACAAAGACGGGACCGTATCAGTGTCTTATCTACCAACAGCTCCCGGAGAGTACAaaatttcagttaaatttGGCGACAAGCCAATCAAAGGCAGTCCTTACGTTGCCAAAATAActg gTGAGGGTCGTAAGAGGAATCAGATATCCGTTGGATCATCAAGTGAAGTTCAGTTACCGGGGAAAGTATCCGAGGCCGACATACGTTCGTTGAATGGATCAATAACGGCACCAAGTGGTCTAGAAGAGCcgtgttttttgaaaaaaatgcccAGTGGTAACATTTGCGTGTCATTTACGCCCCGGGAGGCTGGCGAGCACGTCGTCGCCGTAAAACGAATGGGAAAACACATTCAGAACTCGCCGTTTAAAATAGACGTTAAGGATCGCGAGGTTGGTGACGCTAAGAAAGTTAAGGTCTCAGGAAGTGCACTAAAAGAAGGTAAAACTCATGTCGAAAATATCTTTTCCATCGACACGCGCAACGCTGGTTTTGGAGGACTGTCTCTGTCAATGGAGGGACCCAGCAAAGCTGAAATCCAATGCAAAGACAATGCCGATGGTACTCTAAATGTGTCTTACAAGCCAACTGAACCGGGCTACTACATAATGAACTTGAAATTCGCCGACCATCATGTCGAGGGCTCGCCCTTTACAGTAAAAGTGAGCGGCGAAGGCAGCAACCGGCAGCGCGAAAAAATTCAGAGACGTCGTGAGGCCGTACCGATTACCGAAGTCGGTAGCCAGTGCAAGCTGACCTTCAAGATGCCTGGGATCACTTCTTTTGATCTGTCAGCGACGGTGACTTCACCTGGTGGTGTCACTGAAGACGCGGAGATAAAGGAAGTCGAGGATGGACTTTATGCAGTTGCCTTTGTACCAAAAGAACTTGGTGTGCACACGGTGTCGGTACGTTACAAGGAGATGCATATTCCTGGATCACCATTCCAGTTTACGGTTGGTCCATTGAAAGACGGCGGCGCTCACCGAGTCCATGCCGGTGGTCCAGGTCTGGAAAGAGGCGAACAAGGCGAGCCCTGTGAATTTAATATCTGGACACGTGAAGCTGGGGCTGGTACTTTAGCTATTTCTGTTGAAGGACCCAGTAAAGCTCTTATTGATTTCAAGGATCGTAAAGACGGTAGCTGTTATGTCAGTTACTGTGTCTCTGAACCAg GTGATTACAGAGTGGGAATAAAATTCAATGATCAACATATACCAGATTCGCCGCACAAAGTTTATATATCACCGGCAGTTGGTGATGCTCACAAATTAGAAGTTGCTCAATTTCCAGAGAATGGTGTACAGCCAGATAATCCAGCAACATTTTTAGTACGTAATAATGGTGCACGAGGACAACTTGATGGcaag ATCGTATCACCAAGCGGAGTGGAAGATGACTGTTTTATCCAAGCAATCGATTCAGAAGAGTACTCTGTAAGATTTATGCCACGGGAAAACGGAATTCATAATATTCATCTTAAATTTAATGGGGTACACATCAATGGAAGTCCGTTCCGCGTGAAGGTCGGAAAGGTAGACGCAGATCCAGCCGCTATCCAGGCGTACGGTAACGGCCTCAAGGAAATAAAGACAGGACAGAAAACAGATTTTATTGTCGACACTTGCAATGCTGGCCACGGTGCGCTTGCTGTTACCGTTGATGGTCCCAGTAAAGTCGCCATGGACTGCACTGAAGTCGAAGAAGGATACAAAGTCAGGTACACTCCTTTGGTACCCGGGGATTATTATATTAGTATCAAGTACAATGGGTATCATATCGCCGGATCACCTTTCAAAGTTACAGCAactg GACAAGATTTAGCTGAAAAAGGAGCTCAGGAAACGAGTTCGATTGTCGTCGAAACTGTTCAGaagttttcaaaatcaaaacaaaCTGGTCCAGTATTACCGCGTTTTAAATCTGACGCCAGCAAAGTTACTAGCAAGGGCATGGGATTAAAGAAAGCTTACTTAGGAAAGCAAAATCAATTCAGTGTCAGTGCCGGTGAAGCTG GCAGCAATATTTTGTACGTTGGTGTTTACGGACCAAAAGGACCTTGCGAAGAAGTTTATGTCAAGCACGTTGGTCGTAATAATTACAATGTCAGTTATCTAGTACGTGAAAGAGGCGAGTACATCGTTATTGTCAAGTGGGGTGACGACCATATTCCTGGATCACCATTCAAAGTtgatgtttaa